In Desulfurella sp., the sequence AGCCTGCGCAAATGCCATATTGAATAAGCCGCAAGAAAATTATTTTGATTTTTTAAATCTTATTGAAAAAGAGCACACTGTTGTAATGGTAGGCTATTTTGCGCCAATTATTGAAAATATTAAAAAAAGAGCTAAAAGCTTAAAAATTATAGAAAGAGATCCAAGATTTGAATCACTTCCAGATTGGGCAAGCTATTTTGAGTTGAAAAATTGTGATATTGCAATAATTTCTGCAACAACACTTGTAAATAAAACAATTGATAGCATATTAAATTTTTCTAGTGCAAGTTACAATATTATTTTAGGTGCTACATGCACTATGTCTGATCAAGCATTTTCAAATACCAAAGCTACGCATTTGTGCGGTATAAGCGTGAGCGATAAAGACAAAATCAAAACGCTAATTAGCCTTGCAGCAGGAACAAGGTTGATTTCAAAATATACAAAAAAAGAGTGTGTTTTATGCCAATCTTAGAAGAAACAAAAAGCAAAATTTTGCCATTAATTCAAGATTTGTTAGATAAAACGGTTTTTTTTGAAACAAAAGAAAATTGTTTATATACGCATTTTTTGGGTGCAAAAAGTGAAGGTCTAACGTTTAGCAACATAGAAGAAACCTTAAGCGTTGAGCAGATAATGAGTCTTAACCTTGATAACGATATAAATAAAGAGCTATTTGTAGGTTTTTTGAACGCGTTTGTTAACTATTACAATAAAGAGCCTTCAACGGTTTTTTGCAAAAATAAGCAATTTTGCTTTAATGAGATGGGAAACAGGTTTTTTAAGCGCTATGGCTCAAATTTAAGTATGTGCTTTATTGATAATTTTGAAAGTAATTTTGAGATTCTAAGTAAGTATGACTTTAAAGTAAATTTTTTGAATTTTCAAGAAAATGGTTTTCAAGAGCGCATTTTTGATTGCATTGCAAACAATTTTTTGGTATTGTGTAGTGGATATTGTCTTACAAAGCCGTGGGCAGATGATATTTTAGAGATATCGTCAATGGATAATGCAAATAGGCTTGTTATTTTTTTTGGTCCACAAAGCGCTTTTGTAAGTATGATTAATTTAAAGAGGCTTTGCTTTTTTTAGGAGGTTTAATGATTTGCCACTATTTAAGCCCAACGGATTTTGATATACAAACAACCATTAAAACCATAGATCTTGGTTTGCAAATAAAAGAAAAAATTAAAAAAAGACAGGAATTCAAGCCATTTAAAGATTTAATACTTGCAATGATATTTGAAAAGTCTTCGACAAGAACGAGGGTTTCATTTGAGGCTGGCTTTAAAAAACTTGGGGGCCAGACAATATTTTTGTCTTCAAAAGATATCCAGCTTGGGCGAGGCGAAACAATAGAAGATACAGCAAAAGTAATTTCAAGTTATTGTGATATTGTAATGATACGCACATTTGAGCATCAAAGGTTAATTGATTTTTCACTAAACTCAAGCTCTCCTGTAATAAATGGGTTAAGTGATCTGTTGCATCCCTGTCAGAGTCTGACAGATATGTTAACTATAAAGGAGCATTTTGGTAGTTTTCATAATATAAAATTAGCTTATGTTGGCGACGGAAACAATATGGCAAATTCTTTACTTTTGCATTGCGCTATGCTTGGTATTGATATATCAATTGCCTGTCCAAAGGACTATAGCCCAAGCGGTTTAATTGTAAAAGAAGCCATTGAGATTTCTAAAGAAACAAACTCAAATATAATTATAACAGATGATCCAATAGAAGCCCTAAGCGGTGCAAATGTCGTTTACACAGATGTTTGGACTTCTATGGGCCAGGAAGACCAAAAAGAAAAAAAACATTCAATATTAAAAAAATTTCAGATAGATCAAAAACTATGCTCATTTGCAGATAGTAATTTTATCTTTATGCATTGTCTGCCGGCTCATAGAAATGAAGAAGTTACAGCCGATATTATTGATGGCAAACATTCTGTGGTATTTAACCAGGCAGAAAATCGTTTATATGCTCAAATGGCAATAATTTTTAATTTAATAAATAAAGGAGTAGAGTTATGAGTGTAAAAAAAGTTGTCTTAGCTTATTCTGGAGGGCTTGACACATCAGTTATTATAAAATGGTTAATGGATAATTATAATTGTGAAGTAATAACCTACACTGCAGATTTAGGTCAAAACGAACCGCTTGAGCCTATAAAAGCAAAAGCTTTAAAAACCGGCGCAAGTAAAGCTTATGTAGAAGATTTAAGAAAAGAATTTTTAGAAGACTATGTAATGAAAGCTTTTAAAATGAATGCACTGTATGAAAATAAATACCCGCTTGCTACTGCACTTGGCAGGCCACTGATTACAAAAAAGCTCGTTGAGGTTGCAATAAAAGAAGGTGCTGACGCTATAGCACATGGTTCAACTGGCAAGGGCAATGATCAGGTAAGATTTGATGTTTCTGCTGTTGCGCTTAAGCCGGATATTAAAGTGCTTGTACCTGTTAGAGACTGGGAGTTAAAATCCAGAGAAGAAGAAATTGAATACGCTAAAAAATTCAATATTGAAATTCCAATTACCAAAGAAAAACCTTATTCAATTGATAGAAACATCTGGGGTGTGGCAATTGAAGCAGGTATTTTAGAAGACCCGGAACAAGAAACTCCAGAAGATATCTTTTCTC encodes:
- a CDS encoding DUF364 domain-containing protein, coding for MYIHEAIYETARQKALELEISDIRIGLGYTCVELNRTFCGLSYTFAKELNHASCNVLDIGEKIIGKKAIELLNGIFSYNLLDSALAIACANAILNKPQENYFDFLNLIEKEHTVVMVGYFAPIIENIKKRAKSLKIIERDPRFESLPDWASYFELKNCDIAIISATTLVNKTIDSILNFSSASYNIILGATCTMSDQAFSNTKATHLCGISVSDKDKIKTLISLAAGTRLISKYTKKECVLCQS
- the argF gene encoding ornithine carbamoyltransferase, yielding MICHYLSPTDFDIQTTIKTIDLGLQIKEKIKKRQEFKPFKDLILAMIFEKSSTRTRVSFEAGFKKLGGQTIFLSSKDIQLGRGETIEDTAKVISSYCDIVMIRTFEHQRLIDFSLNSSSPVINGLSDLLHPCQSLTDMLTIKEHFGSFHNIKLAYVGDGNNMANSLLLHCAMLGIDISIACPKDYSPSGLIVKEAIEISKETNSNIIITDDPIEALSGANVVYTDVWTSMGQEDQKEKKHSILKKFQIDQKLCSFADSNFIFMHCLPAHRNEEVTADIIDGKHSVVFNQAENRLYAQMAIIFNLINKGVEL
- a CDS encoding argininosuccinate synthase, which translates into the protein MSVKKVVLAYSGGLDTSVIIKWLMDNYNCEVITYTADLGQNEPLEPIKAKALKTGASKAYVEDLRKEFLEDYVMKAFKMNALYENKYPLATALGRPLITKKLVEVAIKEGADAIAHGSTGKGNDQVRFDVSAVALKPDIKVLVPVRDWELKSREEEIEYAKKFNIEIPITKEKPYSIDRNIWGVAIEAGILEDPEQETPEDIFSLTKNPLEAPDKPQYITIGFEKAIPVSIDGNKMPIVDLVTQLNHIAGSHGVGRIDMIENRLVGIKSREVYEAPAAVSLLEAKRALEQLILDREAMHFKDQLSIKYSELVYYGLWFSPLREALDAFADKLCENLTGEVTIKLYKGSVTAVSRKSPYSIYNKNLATYEASDTFKHKDGEGFCNIWGLPLKVMASIKYSQK